The following nucleotide sequence is from Aedes aegypti strain LVP_AGWG chromosome 3, AaegL5.0 Primary Assembly, whole genome shotgun sequence.
ctaccttcacgatactgggttcgccgtagagttaagcaagctcgtggttcattcttcaccgccacacgccgccgaagatcctTAGTACTCGGCGtttgaaaaccccaagagcttgcaagtcctccccgagcatagtccacgtctcatgcccatagaggactaccgatcttacgagcgttttgtacatcgtgcatttggtgcgaggatgaatctttcttgaccgcagtttcttctggagcccatagtaggcacgacttcctctgatgatgcaccttcgtatttcccgactaacattgttgttagccgtcaacaaggatccgagatagacgaactcatccatcacctcgaaggtatccccgtctatcgtgacactgcttcctaggcgggccctgtcgcgctcagttccgccaaccagcatgtattttgttttcgacgcattcaccatgtCCTCCgctaagcaaacaaattgtccagatctcgtgaaaatcgtgcctcgactgttaagtccggctctccgcatgaaacgttcaagcgcaatattgaacaacaggcacgagagtccgtcgccctgtcgagGACTGCCGAGACTctaacgaactggagtgttcgcccgagatcttcacgcagttttgcacaccgtccatcgttgctctaatcaatcttgttagcttcccgggaaagctcgtctcgtccatgatctttcatagctctacacggtccatactgtcgtatgccgccttgaaatcgatgaacaaatggtgcgtagggaactggtactcacggcatttctggatgaTTTGCCGCACGGGTAAGATCaatctgatccgttgtcgagcggccgtcgatgaaacctgcttgataacttcccacgaactcgtttgctataggtaaTAGACGAagggaagagaatctgggatagcactttgtaggcggcgtttaggaaagtgattgcacgataattttcacactccagtttgccCCCCCCCCCCATGGGCCCCCCATTTTTGTAGATAGGGTATATAatgccttgcttccactcctccactaccttgatgagttcggctctgataccatccttgccggcggccttgttgttcttgagctgttgaatggcatccttaacttgcCCCATCGtgggttggtttccactgtccgctgcgCTGACTGAAATTCCGTATAAATcgtattgaaataaataatttataaatttattattaagtTTTATGACCCTCAAGCTAAGTATGCAGTTtaactcaagaaaagtaaaaatttctgctcaagaaatggtcaagatattttctacagtgagctccatttgaattgacatttcttttcaacagcgTACTGCGATAAAAGataaatgcttttcttgagcatttcttgcaagaaatttcccacgcatcgagatatcgagataggcgattacttttctgtttaagtgcatacttcccataaCCAATATGAAGAATAAGTATTTCAGGTTATGAGTTGTCAATTACTCGCAtgaagctaggtatgctgtacagctcaagaaaagtcaaaatttctgcggaaagaAATGGacaatttcttggcctatcttgatgtaTATGATATTCACTTGTGTGGCAGttgtgtgaaacgtcaaacatgaagaattttttttttctgttcagtACGTAAACCAATCTTGTTACTTGCATCTGTATCATATACGGTAATTTACTATGTGGATAATCAATCATCAGACAAtgaaaaaccgaagaaattcttcgcTTTTAGTCCAGGAATGGACCATTAAAATAACCataacggccgctatggaaagcatagatagcgccaccgtagccttgtgtgtttgacagaacagcaatgccgtcacaatgttaaatcacatatacagtggcgcctttgttttgatgcggtgagcactgacaaaaactaccttcaatccgtccgtgggaaatttcttgcattaAGAAAGaatccattagcagtcgtcttccggtttTCGTAATAACAACAATAATAAAGCATGCACATCATTTACAATAAAGCCTGCTTATCAGACGCAAGATGTCAATCCCAAAACCTGATTTACGTTATTTTTGGATGTTTTGGGTGTTTAAACTTCTCAAAGAACATATGtgtgcaacatcattttttcgccgATGTTTAAGATATgcaatcatatttacgtgtgaaAAAGCCTCCACACCGTGAACATGAAGTGAGGCGTATTGCCCCGTGGGGACATATTACACCAAACCACCCTATGTGGCTTCCAAATTTGTGCGAATAAaggaaattcatacattttccacaatttgcttttatttAATTTACAATCTCTGTTGTTCAATCTGTGAACAATTTTTTTGGCTGGGTAATGATAACGGTAATGTATCATTATCAAATGTgaatcagattttttatttcaaaacatgttAAAGCTGTGTCAATCATTGGAGCTAACTGATGTATTCACGAAATGAACGAACGTGAATTCTCTTGAACGTGAAGGGCAGTATAGATGGAGTAGACGTACCGCTGATGGGCTATATTGTCGGATTTATATTTGCCAGATTTCCGTGTCATTCAACAGTGACTGAACGGAACAGTGGTAGCCAATATGATTAGCGATCTGAAGATCATTGCATTGAGGCTTGTACCCACTTGTTTTAccttttttacattttgtttgtttgtaaaaaCAAAGTCATATAAAGTGCAAAATACTATTAtgtaagaaattatagcaagcaCCAAACGAACTCGTCTGAAGTTGTATTTCCTACACTACATTTTCTGGAATgcacgtatatggcctccacttatGTCCACATAGACGGAATCTATGCACTTTAAACAACCATTTATTTCACGAATAAGCGTTCACTTTACTGAGTTGATTCTCAGTTATTCGAACAAATATGTTGGCTGGGTAATTTCATACAAAGTAAATACACTTTATATGTACAAACAGTTGATGAAAGTGCGAACAGTCCTATCTTTTCAAGTGTCTTGCGAATGAGTTGGTATATTAATATAAACtattatggatccgacagaaataaggacaatcattttttttaaatatattttttctcaatctccaagcgtcgcgactgattatttgaatagtgcgctgtgttcataaacatcgtaagaatgcagcgccacacatgtcattatgacagttatgtcgggaacgagtcacacgtcgcgtgtcccaAACGCGCGTTCCGgtttggtgggcgcgcgacaatactttgcaagaaattttcccagggttaaggctggtttgctactgacaagaaaaggaatcgcctatctcgatgcgtggaaaatttcttccgagaaatgatcaagaaaatctcatttttctgatcgcagtacgcagttgagaagaaatgtcacttcaaacggggctctctgtaggaaatttcttgacctattcagtcaaggaatttctttacttttcttgagcgaaacagcatacttagctttaaaatatattggttaccctatttaACTGAACATCAACCAAATCACCGCATGGGACTATGCACCAAAAACTTTGTCTCTCTTTTactcttacataaaatttgtaaacaacaaggccagtaaacgtcaaaatccaatGCTAAAttaaaacagtgcagagccccattacAATACCcgagtgttcgaaatatgagtctgttccgagtttgagacaaaacggtgtGCTTCCTGCAGGGGTGCCTCAAATGGAATTGGTAAAGCACAAAAAAACATCGCATAGAAACTGTCATTACAGATTCTCTGTTTTGCTCTGCTGCTTCATTCAGTGTGTGCTTCTTTCGCAGATCGCAGACTGTCAAGTGAGCATGTTTATGTGCCGATGGTTAGATTGTGTTAAATAATCACTATTTTCATTCAGCATGCTAAAAGTAAGTAAAATTTATTAGGTCATAGATGAAATTATAAACTTCGTGTTCCTTGCAGATTACAAACTTATATCAGCGCCTAGCCGCGACCCCGCTGTGGACGAACAGCGCCCGGTTGTGCTCCGCGCAAATATCCCCCGCAAACCAGCAGCAAGTGAATGTCCCACCCGCAACATCCGGCGTTGTCGATGTCCCAGACAAGCTCTACAGCCGGGTAGAGCTCCAGATGAAGGGTATCGATCCGGAAGTAATGAAGAGCTACGCCTATTTCGCCAAAACTGCTGCTGAGCACCTGGACATTGAAGTCGGGAAGCAGTAAGTATTGTTTAAACATACAGTGACTCAAACTCACAAGTGACTGGTTGTGAAAAAAGTTAGTCAAGGAAACTAAATAAGCTAGAATAAACacgtaaagctaagtatgctgttccgctcaagaaaagtaaacatttctgcggaaagaaatgctcaagtcattttctaca
It contains:
- the LOC5567386 gene encoding 28S ribosomal protein S10, mitochondrial; amino-acid sequence: MLKITNLYQRLAATPLWTNSARLCSAQISPANQQQVNVPPATSGVVDVPDKLYSRVELQMKGIDPEVMKSYAYFAKTAAEHLDIEVGKHWALRKAVKDRLTLLKSVHIYKHHRVQYEIRNYYRFMHFHKLTGSTLDTFLEYIERNLPEGVALKVTKVELQELPEHLKSEGA